GGCGGCAGCAAAAGCTTTGCACAGCTGGTGAATGCTGCTGGACTTGAAAATCCGTTCCGGGCAACGACTTTGTCCGAAATTGCCGCACATGCAAAAAAATATTTTGAAAATTTTAAGGAAGAAATTTAAGTGAAAGCTAAAACTTGGTCTGATTTACGTGATAGATATCCACGGTTCATATATGAAAGCTACGAGCTGGCAAGTGGAGACGATGGCCTGACGATAACGTTTAAGTTCAGCGTGCCGGGCCTCGCTGAATTTACGCCGCGCTGTGTTATTCCGGTCGCGCCTGAGCGAATTAAGAATAAAGATGCTCAAATGTTGCATCGTTTGGCATTTTTATTGGGAATGGTTGAACTGATCAGTTACTGGAAGATCGCTTGCCCACCGGAAGTCGTGGTACAAGCCGGCAAACTGAATGAAGCTGAGGTGGAATTTTGGCGCAAGCTCTATTTTGGCGGCTTGGGAGAGTTTTTTTATCGTAATAACTGTCCGGCGGATTATGACAACTTTATGTATTTGCATTCCGTTGAAGTGCGGGAAAATTTGCCGTTTTTTTGGACATTATCCACGTATGAAGCGATGAATAAATTGGAAGAAAAAAATGTACGAGAGGTGCTGGTTCCGGTAGGTGGCGGTAAGGATTCAGCTGTAAGCCTCGCTTTCCTCAAAGCGGCAGGCTATCGTTGTCATGCTTTGGCTATTAATGCGAATGCAGCGGTTTTGGGGACGATCGAAGTCGCCGGTTTAACGGAAAAAACGCTTATAAGCCGGCAGCTGGATGAAAAAATGTTGAGGTTAAATGAGGAAGGTTTCCTAAATGGTCATACGCCCTTTTCGGCAATAGTGGCCTTTGAATCTTTGCTGGCAGCTTATTTGTATGATATCCGGGATATTGCCTTGTCCAATGAACGCTCAGCCAATGAAGCAAGTATAATCGGTACGAAAATCAATCACCAATATTCTAAATCAGGTGAGTTTGAGCGTGAATTTCAGGGTTATATCGAGCAACAGATCGGATTACCTCAGCGTTATTTCAGTTTACTGCGCCCTTTGAGTGAGATCGCTATCGCCAAGCATTTTGCTGCTCTGGCGGAATTCCATCCTGTTTTCCATTCGTGCAACCGCGGCAGCAAAAAAGGCGTTTGGTGCGGAAAATGCGCGAAATGCCTTTTTGTGGCGATTGTTTTGGCTCCGTTCATAGGTGCTGCCCGTGTCGCTGAACTTTGGGGGACGGATATTCTGAATGATGAAGAGTTGTTGCCGGAATTGGACGAATTGCTCGGGAACACCGGCTGCAAGCCGTTTGAATGTGTGGGTACGATTGATGAAGTTAAGCTTGCTTTGAAATTGCTGGCCGAACAGGGTGATAAATCTTTGGCGGTACGTCATTTCTTGGGCCGGACTAATTGGGCGTGTGACCACAGCGTGTATGCGTCGTCGTCCTACAATAATTTGCTGTATACTTATATCCATGATCCGGAATTACCGGTAGAATATATGAAAGTTTTGCCGGTGACATACCAAATTGACCGGGGAACGGCGAATAAAAAAATAAAAACGATAGTCTGGGAAAATCAGCCGGGTGAAGTAACCGGCACAGCCGCAAACGTAAGTCCGGTTGCTAATCGCAAGTCAGTTGCCGCAGGAATTGATTTTCGGGCTCCAGGGCATCTTGTTTTGGGATTCGGACGTGAGGGAAGGGCAATGCTTGACTTCTTTATCCGTGTCTGTCCGCCTGATTTTGCCGGCAGAATAGGTATAGCTAACCTGACTCCGCTCAGTGAAGCAGATATGAAGTATTTGCAAAATCTACCATTTAAGGTGGAAGTTTATGTCGGCAAAGACTATTTGTCCGCTTTGGCTAAATATGACATTTGCTATAAAAGCCCCGGTATAAGCTTCAAAGAACTCACCGACAGTTGCCTGCCGACAGCTAAATTGCCAGATTACCCGAATTGTAGGATTACCTGCCAGGCTGATCTTTTCATCCGCGCATTCGCAGCCAAAATAATTGGGGTCACAGGCACAAAGGGCAAATCTACCACGACTTCACTAATTCACAGTATGTTGTGCCGCCGCGGTCGGGCTTGGTTGCTGGGTAATATCGGACGCGCACCGTTTACGGCAATAGATGAAATTGCTTCAGCAGATGATATTGCGCTTGAGCTTTCATGTCATCAACTGCAATATACGAGTCATAGTCCGCATATTGCGGTGTTGACCAATATTTATCCGGAACATTTGGATCATTATCGTGATTATGAAGAGTATATCCAGGCGAAGTTTAATATTCTGCGCTACCAAAAGGTGTCGGACTGGTCGATATTAAACGGCGAACAAATTGATGAAATGCATAAATATTTGCCGCAGTTGCCGGCGAAAGTTATTTTGGTTTTACCAAATGATGTAGGTGCAGCTTCAAACGGTGAAGAACTGAACCGGGAATTAAGCGCAAGGATCGACGCCTACCGAAAAAAGTGTCCTGGTTGGAATATTACAGCTTTGGCATTTTACGACAAACCGGCGAAAACGGCCGTGCGATATATGTTCCTGCCGTCGCCCGAAGCGGGATTGAATAAATTCACTGTAAATTTGACCGGAATCATTCAGGCTTTGTCCGGACCGGCTCATGCCTGTGATTTAGCCATGGCGATAACGGCTGTATTGATTACCGGATTGGCAGTTACCGAAATAAAAAAAGGAATAAGCGACTTTGCCGGTTTGCCGCATCGTTGTGAAGCGGTGAAGTGCTCGAGCAAAATAAAATTTTTCAATGATTCTATTTCTACTATACCGGAAACTTGCCTTTTGGCGATGCAGACTTTGGAAAAAGTTGACGCATTGATTATCGGTGGATTGGATCGCGGCATTGATTATTCCGGCTTGGAAAAAAGCATTTTGAACTCCAAGCTTAAGCTGTTGCTTTGCTTGCCAGATACCGGCTGGCAAATCGCCGATCGACTGCTTGCTGAGGCCGCGTCATTGGGGATTAAATTGCCGAAGATGGTAAAGGTGAAAACAGTACCGGAAGCGGTGCGGCTGGCGGCTACTGAGTTGCAGGCGGGGGATGTGTGTTTGTTTTCTCCGGCCGCAGCGAGTTATAACACCTTCAAAGACTTCGCTGAACGCGGCGATGTATTCAAACAGGCGGTGCGGCTGAACGCCGACTCAGCCAATGTGAAATAAAAGATAACTATTGCCTAATCATCAAATTTTAGTTAATATAACTGATATAAATTTTTAGGAAATGGTGAATGTTATGACAAATGAATTACTTCTTATTTTCTCATTGGTTTTTATTTATGGGGGAGTTTTGGTCGCCTATAAATTATTTGGCCGAGTTGGACTTTTTTGTTTTACCGCCATCGCGGCTATTCTTGCCAATGTTGAAGTTGCGATGTTGATTGAAGGTTTCGGTATGGTACAAACTTTGGGCAACGTCCTGTTTGCGTCTAGCTTCTTGGTGACGGATATTTTAAGCGAAAATTATGGCAAAAAAGATGCTCAAGTGGCCGTTAACATCGGAATTTTCACGTCCGTTATCTTTATTGTTTTAGCGCAATCCTGGTTGCTCTATCATCCAATTCCTGATCATGCGCCTAGTGCTGCTTTCCCATTGGTCTTCGGTAATACGCCGCGTATTTTGGGTGCCAGCTTCTTTGTTTATGCTGTTTCTCAGCGGTTTGACGTTTTTCTTTATCACAAATGGTGGGACATAAGCAGCAAATGGAAAAATGACCGCCGTCCGTATTTGTGGCTGCGCAACAACGGCTCAACTTTGTTTTCTCAGTTGCTCAACACGGTTATGTTCAATGTTTTGGCATTTGCCGGTACCGAGTCATGGGGGACTGTTCTCAGCATTATAATTTCCTGCTATGTCATCTTTATCTTTACTAGCTTGTTAGATACGCCTGTTGTTTACATTGCGCGCCGCATAAAGCCGCGTATGGATGCTCCGGTCAAGCAAGAGAAGTAATCTGTCAGCTGTCCGGCCGAGGTGCAATGCTCGAAGGCTAAGCTGTGACAAGAAGTTGTTACAAGAAGTTGCGGCAATTGGCCGGATAATTTCTCTGATAATTAGATTTATTTATGCTATAATGACGGGGTATAAAGTCTAAATCGTGGAGGTTTTTTGCATATAATGGAGCAAAAGCCATTCATATATGATGCAACGACTGCTGATTTGACAGCCTTTTGCCGAGCCAATGATGTCCCACTTTACCGTGTAAAACAGGTGGAGGCATGGTTGGCTCGCGGCATTAACAGCCCCGATGACCTTACTGACATATCTAAGAGCTTACGCGAGAAACTGGCATCCGAGTTTAACTTTGCCGGACTTGTTGCTGAACGGAATATTAAATCTCAGTTGGATGCAACCGAAAAGTTTGTTTTTCGCTTAGCCGATGGACAGTGCGTGGAGAGCGTTTTCATGCAATATAGGACTGGCAATTCTGTCTGTTTGTCTACCCAGGCCGGCTGCCGTATGGGTTGCACATTTTGTGCTTCTACCGGTATTGGCTTTGGACGAAATCTTACCGCCGGCGAATTGACTGCTCAAGTGGCTTTGATAGGTCGCCATCGTGCTGAGCGCATAAGTCATGTCGTTCTGATGGGGATCGGTGAGCCTTTAGAGAATTATGAGGAAGTAGTAAAATTCATTCGGACCGTCAATAATCCGCAAGGATTAAATATAAGCATGCGCCACATTACCTTGAGCACATGCGGTTTGGTTGATGAAATCAAAAAATTGGCTCACGAGAATTTGCCGATAAATTTAGCGATATCTCTGCACGCCCCGAATGATGTGTTGCGATCTCAGCTTATGCCGATTGCCAAGCGTTACCCGTTGGCACAATTGATCCCTGCGGCCTCGTATTACGCTAAACAAACCGGCAGGAGAATAACTTTCGAATATGCCCTTTTCGCCGATGTCAATGATCGATTACAGGAAGCTGCGGAGCTGTCCAAGCTTTTGCACGGCCTCCTGTGCCATGTAAACCTTATTCCGGCCAACGAATTTCCTGGCAGTCTTTATCACCGCAGCTCCAAAACTTCCACTAAAAATTTCTTAGATTATCTGACCGCGCACGGCATTACAGCGACGGTCCGGCGCGAGCTGGGCAGTGATATTGCGGCTGCTTGCGGCCAATTGCGGCGTCGGCGAGGTGGCGGAGAATGAGTGTGCTTTTTGCTGGCAAATCCGATTGCGGCTTGATACGTAAAAATAATGAAGATTCTTTCGTGATTATTCCCGATTTAGCAGGCGGATCAGGAGTTGTTTTGGCTGACGGAATGGGCGGACACAACAAAGGTGAGCTAGCTTCATCGGTTGCCGCTACGTATGCGGCAGGCAGCTTACGCAAAGAAATCAATTCGCATTTATCGCCGCGAGAAATGGGGGAGATTTTGGCAGAAATTGCCGAACGTGCCAACGTCAAAGTTTATCTCGAATCCCTTCTTTCACCTCAGAATACAGGAATGGGAACAACTTTGACGATAGGTCTGGTAATGGACGATCTGCTGATTATCAGCCATGTGGGCGACTGTCGCGTTTATCGCAAACATAAGAGTAAGTTACAAGTTTTAACCACTGATCATACGCTGACCAATGCGCTGTTGCGTCGCGGTGAAATCACGCAGGAACAGGCTTTGCACCATTCCGGGAGGCATATTATTACTAGGGCTTTAGGGGTTGCCGAATATATTTCAGCTGATGTTTATGTGTATAAACTCAGTTTAGGTGACCGATTGATGTTCTGTACGGATGGGCTGTATGGCTATGCTACAGATCAGGAAATATATGAAATACTATCTAATTCAACGGATCCGACGAGCTGCGCCCAAAACCTTATCGACCAAGCCAATCAAAACGGCGGCGGCGACAATGTTACTGTGGTGGTAGGCTTTATTTAATAACGGGGGAAGTTAAAGTGGAAAAAAATCAAAATGACAACTTAATCGGTATGGAGTTGGCGCAGAGATTTAAAATTATTCGCTTAATTGGGCAGGGCGGCATGGCTAATGTCTATTTAGCAACTGATATGCAAAATCAAGCTCGTGTAGCCGTAAAAATATTGAAACCTGAGTTGTTGGACGATGAAGAATTGGTGCATCGTTTTGATATTGAAGCAAAAGCTGCATCAAGCTTGAGCCACCCTAATATTGTTAAAGTTTACGGCGTCGGCGAGGAGAATGAGATCCGCTATATGGTCATGCAATATGTTGAGGGCATGACATTAAAAGAAATGATCGACCGATACGGTAAGTTGGATTGGCGGGTAGCAGTGCCGATCTGCCTTCAAGTGGTGGCGGCTCTGCAAAATGCTCATGCCCACGGTATCGTACATCGTGATATTAAACCGCATAATATAATGATTACCCGCGATCATCGTGCTTTAGTCACCGACTTCGGGATAGCTCGTGCATCGACGGCAAATACGATAACTTTATCTGGCGGCAGCGCAATGGGTTCGGTGCATTATTTCTCTCCGGAGCAGGCGCGCGGTGGCATTGTCGGCGCAAAAAGTGATTTGTATTCCTTAGGCATAATGATGTACGAAATGGTTACCGGCCAGCTGCCGTTCGACGGCGACACCAATGTGGCGGTTGCTATAATGCATCTGCAGAATGAGGCTGTTCCGCCGATCAAGTTAAATCCGTCTTTGCCGCTTGGTTTGAGCAACATTATTATGAAATGTATGCGTAAATTGCCCACCGAACGCTATGAGTCAGCGGAAGAACTGGGGCAGGAACTGGCAAGATTTCAACAAAATCCCGGCGGAACCTACGGCATAGTTCATCCGGATCCCAAACAGGCGGAAAAGACCACCGTTATGCCCAGCAGCTACACCAATGGCAACGCTTTTAACAAGGTGCGCAATTTGGAGAGGTCAATATATGAACGCCGCAAAAAAAGAAGGCGAGAGTCCATTATAGTCGCAATGGTTTCTTTGTTGTGCATAACTTTAATTATCGCCTTTTTCGTCTACGCTTTGAGCGGCTTAGCAAATAATTTAAAAACGGGTTCGTCGGAGGAACGGGGCACCCCGCTAGGCAATTATGTCAATCGGCGTTTTGACGAGGTAAGTGATGAGCTTAATCGGTTAAAAGTGCCTTATTCCACGAAGCAGGAATATTCTGATACCAAGCCGGAAGGGGTTATCATTGCACAGAATCTGCCGGAAGGCAAATTGATTAAGCAGATAACTTTGAATACGTTACAACTGACTGTAAGCAAGGGAACCAGTGAGTTCGCGTTGGAAGACTATGCCGGCCGAAGCGTTATTGAAGTCGAGAACTATCTGCGCGGCGAGAGAAAGTTGAACGTTCAAATCGAATCGATAGCGGATGATAAAGTTCCGCAGGACCATATAATTAAAACTGATCCTGGCCCGAATGCTAAAGTAAAACCGGGTTATACGGTGAAACTTTACGTAAGTAGCGGACAAAAACTGATTACCGTCCCTAAACTCAGTGGCTTAAAGTTAAAGGACGCGGAGGCTCTCTTAGAAAAAGAAGGGCTGAGTTTGGGCGATATCAAGGGTTATGACGAAAGTGATGATGCAGATGACTACGTCGTAGTCGGGCAGGATCCGGCACCGTCCGTAGATGTTGCTAAGGGTACTCCGGTAACGTTGGAAGCAGCTAAGGCTCGTGCCCGCGAGACTGAATCGGACGATTCCCACAGCGGCGGGAGCTCGAATGATTTTTTCAATCGCATTCCGGAGCCGTAACGTAGTATGGTGAAAGTATCTGGCACGGTAGTAAAAGCGGTTGGCGGTTTGTACACGGTTGCTGAAGGGCCGCAAACTGGTTGCCGACAAGAAGACTGCCGGCAAGAAGACCGACCGAAGGAGGTTCAGGACGCTGAACCCAGGCTTTACATGGCTAAACCGCGGGGAATATTCCGCAAAAACAAATTGCGCCTGCTCCCTGGAGATCGGGTCAGCTTGGTTGAGTCGGGCGATCCGGATTGCCCGTATAGCATTTATGCAGTTGAGGCCAGAAAGAATATTATGATTCGTCCACCGCTGGTTAATCTGGACAGTATAATTATTGTTGTTGCCTTGACTGACCCGGCACCTGACTGGTACTTCGTTGATAAGATGCTGATTATAGCAGCCTTAAATGGGCTCAAAGCAATAATATATTTTAGTAAAAGCGATTTGTTTTATCGTTTGCCAGTTGCCGACAGAGAAGCGACGCAGCGTGAAATAGAGGCTTATCAAGCGGCAGGCTTCACCTGCGTTATTTCAGCAACCGAAGATAAGGTAGCTGATGAAAGTGCTTACGAAAATGGAAGGGCAGGCGGTTACGAAAGCTCTTGCCGTGACAAGCTGTTTCCCTTTATCGCGGGACGCATGGTTGCGTTATCAGGTCAATCTGGAGTAGGCAAGTCTACATTAATTAATAAGCTTTTGGATGCAGAAAAAATGTCTACCGGAAAAGTCAGCAGCAAGCTTGGCAGAGGTCGTCATACAACTCGGCACGTGGAATTTTTCCCATGCCTTAACGGTTATATAGCTGATACGCCGGGCTTTTCTTCTTTGGATTTAGCTGAAATCGGGGTGGAAGAAAACCAAATTTTGCCGGCCTATCCAGAACTGCATTCAAACGAAATTTGCCGGTTTGCCGGTTGTCGACATTTAAACGAACCGGGGTGCGAGGTGCTGAGATTGGTGACTGAGACACCGATGTTAAAGGCACGTTATGACAGATATAGTTTTTTTCGCCGCCTTTTGCTCAGCCACAAGACTGCTTATGGCAAAGATCGTTTACGGCCCAGACTATAGGGGGCAGGCAGTTTCCTGGATTATTTGGATTATTTGAATTGTGCGAGTTATATGAATTATGTGAATTGTGTGGTACATACGGAATATTTTGCAAAAATAAAGGAAGGGGAATGAAGCTATATGCTACCGAGTTTTAATATTACCCGAGGACAGGCTCAGTTCTGCCCGTCAATACTTTCGGCTGACTTCGCCAAGCTAGGAACGGTAATTCAGCAGCTGGACGGAGTTGCTCATTGGATCCATGTAGATATAATGGACGGCCATTTTGTGCCTAATTTAACGTTTGGCGTACCGATAGTAAAAGCGATTCGAGCCTACAGCCAGCTGCCATTTGATTGCCATTTGATGGTTACTGATCCTATGGACTATATAGAAGGCTTGTCAGCTGCGGGGGCCGACGGCATGACTGTACATTTAGAAGCTTGCCCCCATTTACATCGTGTCGTGCAGGCAATAAAATCAGCCGGAATGTCAGCTGGAGTAGCTCTAAATCCAGCTACCCCGGTGAGTCTATTGACGGATATTTTGCCCGATTTAGATTTGGTTCTTCTTATGTCGGTTAATCCTGGCTTTGGAGGCCAAAAGTTCATCCCTCAGGTAATGCGCAAGATAAAAAATTTGCGTAGTATGATCGACAGGGAAGGTTTGAACGTGCACATTGAAGTTGACGGCGGTATAGGTCTTGCCAATATTGACGCAGTGTACAGGGCTGGAGCTGATGCAATGGTTGCCGGCAGCGCGGTTTTTGGAGCTTTGGATCCGACCGAGGTCTTGCGCGAATTTGCCGCCCTTTGTCCATTGAAAAGTTTTGCAGTCGATTGCCAAGCGGCTTCCGGTAAATAGCACAATGGCCAAATATTTGATTTTCTTGAGCGGCAACTTTTTTTTCAGCCGGGCAATGCAGTTCATGCTAAAGGAGAGGAATTTAAGTTCTGCAACCATATATGCTGCTGATGGTGGTGCCGTCCACGCTTTGACCATGGGCTTGCTGCCTGAAAGTGTCTTCGGGGATTTCGACTCATTGTCGCCGGCCTTGCAGAATACCTTGACGCAAAAGCATATACCATGTTTACGTTTTCCGCGAGCAAAAGATCTTACCGACGGCGAAATCGCGGTACAGGCGGTCAAGTGGCAGCCGAACGATGAAGCTTGGTTAATCGGGGCTTTGAGCGAAAATCGGCCGGATCATCAACAAGGCAATATGGCATTGGCGACAAGACTCGCTAGCTTGGGCGTTAAAGTAATTTTAACTGACGGAAAAACCTTTATTTTTCGTCTCTCCGGCAAAAGTGAAATGAGGCTAGATTGGAGTCGCGATTTGCTTGGCAAGCCTGACATCGTTTCGTTATTGTCACCGGATTTTGCTGAAAATGTTACAAGTAGTGGGTTGGCATACCCGTTGTGTGGTGTTACGATAAAGAGCACAGATGTATTTGCACTAAGTAATTGTCCGTGCCATACTGCGCAGAGCTTTCACGTGCAGGTGGCTTCGGGTCGTTTAGACGTATATGTATTATATACGGACGGCTTGGAAACAACAGTTATTCCTAATGAATAGGTTGTGCATTACTTTTGATGAAATTTAATGGATGAAAATATTGATATGAAAAATAATAAAATTGGCTTGAATTTCAAAAAAACGATTCTCACTGTTGTAGCGGCAGGATTGATGTTGACCAACGTTTTTAACGCCTTTCCGGTTGCAGCGCAAAACACTACTGACCAAGGTAAAAATCAGCCTCTTCCTACGGTTGCAGGTCGTGATATGACCGAAGATATTAAGCGTAACAAAAAAGCATTGGCCGTAAAACGGCAGGAATTGTCCGAACTAAAAAATCGCAGCCAAAAGCTTAAAGACGAATTGGCTAAATTGCAGTCGGACAAGGATGGAGCAATGGCTGAAAAAGAAAGAATTGCCAATCAGTTGGAATATGCTCAGGAAACCTTGAAACAAAGGCTGCAGGAGCAAGAAAAAGCACATCAGACTTTAGTCAATAAACAGGATGAGTATGAAAAGCGCTTGGCGGCAATGTTCTATTATCGTCAACGCAGCTGGTTG
This is a stretch of genomic DNA from Mageeibacillus indolicus UPII9-5. It encodes these proteins:
- the murD gene encoding UDP-N-acetylmuramoyl-L-alanine--D-glutamate ligase, whose amino-acid sequence is MKAKTWSDLRDRYPRFIYESYELASGDDGLTITFKFSVPGLAEFTPRCVIPVAPERIKNKDAQMLHRLAFLLGMVELISYWKIACPPEVVVQAGKLNEAEVEFWRKLYFGGLGEFFYRNNCPADYDNFMYLHSVEVRENLPFFWTLSTYEAMNKLEEKNVREVLVPVGGGKDSAVSLAFLKAAGYRCHALAINANAAVLGTIEVAGLTEKTLISRQLDEKMLRLNEEGFLNGHTPFSAIVAFESLLAAYLYDIRDIALSNERSANEASIIGTKINHQYSKSGEFEREFQGYIEQQIGLPQRYFSLLRPLSEIAIAKHFAALAEFHPVFHSCNRGSKKGVWCGKCAKCLFVAIVLAPFIGAARVAELWGTDILNDEELLPELDELLGNTGCKPFECVGTIDEVKLALKLLAEQGDKSLAVRHFLGRTNWACDHSVYASSSYNNLLYTYIHDPELPVEYMKVLPVTYQIDRGTANKKIKTIVWENQPGEVTGTAANVSPVANRKSVAAGIDFRAPGHLVLGFGREGRAMLDFFIRVCPPDFAGRIGIANLTPLSEADMKYLQNLPFKVEVYVGKDYLSALAKYDICYKSPGISFKELTDSCLPTAKLPDYPNCRITCQADLFIRAFAAKIIGVTGTKGKSTTTSLIHSMLCRRGRAWLLGNIGRAPFTAIDEIASADDIALELSCHQLQYTSHSPHIAVLTNIYPEHLDHYRDYEEYIQAKFNILRYQKVSDWSILNGEQIDEMHKYLPQLPAKVILVLPNDVGAASNGEELNRELSARIDAYRKKCPGWNITALAFYDKPAKTAVRYMFLPSPEAGLNKFTVNLTGIIQALSGPAHACDLAMAITAVLITGLAVTEIKKGISDFAGLPHRCEAVKCSSKIKFFNDSISTIPETCLLAMQTLEKVDALIIGGLDRGIDYSGLEKSILNSKLKLLLCLPDTGWQIADRLLAEAASLGIKLPKMVKVKTVPEAVRLAATELQAGDVCLFSPAAASYNTFKDFAERGDVFKQAVRLNADSANVK
- a CDS encoding queuosine precursor transporter, whose product is MTNELLLIFSLVFIYGGVLVAYKLFGRVGLFCFTAIAAILANVEVAMLIEGFGMVQTLGNVLFASSFLVTDILSENYGKKDAQVAVNIGIFTSVIFIVLAQSWLLYHPIPDHAPSAAFPLVFGNTPRILGASFFVYAVSQRFDVFLYHKWWDISSKWKNDRRPYLWLRNNGSTLFSQLLNTVMFNVLAFAGTESWGTVLSIIISCYVIFIFTSLLDTPVVYIARRIKPRMDAPVKQEK
- the rlmN gene encoding 23S rRNA (adenine(2503)-C(2))-methyltransferase RlmN — protein: MEQKPFIYDATTADLTAFCRANDVPLYRVKQVEAWLARGINSPDDLTDISKSLREKLASEFNFAGLVAERNIKSQLDATEKFVFRLADGQCVESVFMQYRTGNSVCLSTQAGCRMGCTFCASTGIGFGRNLTAGELTAQVALIGRHRAERISHVVLMGIGEPLENYEEVVKFIRTVNNPQGLNISMRHITLSTCGLVDEIKKLAHENLPINLAISLHAPNDVLRSQLMPIAKRYPLAQLIPAASYYAKQTGRRITFEYALFADVNDRLQEAAELSKLLHGLLCHVNLIPANEFPGSLYHRSSKTSTKNFLDYLTAHGITATVRRELGSDIAAACGQLRRRRGGGE
- a CDS encoding Stp1/IreP family PP2C-type Ser/Thr phosphatase, with protein sequence MSVLFAGKSDCGLIRKNNEDSFVIIPDLAGGSGVVLADGMGGHNKGELASSVAATYAAGSLRKEINSHLSPREMGEILAEIAERANVKVYLESLLSPQNTGMGTTLTIGLVMDDLLIISHVGDCRVYRKHKSKLQVLTTDHTLTNALLRRGEITQEQALHHSGRHIITRALGVAEYISADVYVYKLSLGDRLMFCTDGLYGYATDQEIYEILSNSTDPTSCAQNLIDQANQNGGGDNVTVVVGFI
- the pknB gene encoding Stk1 family PASTA domain-containing Ser/Thr kinase, which gives rise to MEKNQNDNLIGMELAQRFKIIRLIGQGGMANVYLATDMQNQARVAVKILKPELLDDEELVHRFDIEAKAASSLSHPNIVKVYGVGEENEIRYMVMQYVEGMTLKEMIDRYGKLDWRVAVPICLQVVAALQNAHAHGIVHRDIKPHNIMITRDHRALVTDFGIARASTANTITLSGGSAMGSVHYFSPEQARGGIVGAKSDLYSLGIMMYEMVTGQLPFDGDTNVAVAIMHLQNEAVPPIKLNPSLPLGLSNIIMKCMRKLPTERYESAEELGQELARFQQNPGGTYGIVHPDPKQAEKTTVMPSSYTNGNAFNKVRNLERSIYERRKKRRRESIIVAMVSLLCITLIIAFFVYALSGLANNLKTGSSEERGTPLGNYVNRRFDEVSDELNRLKVPYSTKQEYSDTKPEGVIIAQNLPEGKLIKQITLNTLQLTVSKGTSEFALEDYAGRSVIEVENYLRGERKLNVQIESIADDKVPQDHIIKTDPGPNAKVKPGYTVKLYVSSGQKLITVPKLSGLKLKDAEALLEKEGLSLGDIKGYDESDDADDYVVVGQDPAPSVDVAKGTPVTLEAAKARARETESDDSHSGGSSNDFFNRIPEP
- the rsgA gene encoding ribosome small subunit-dependent GTPase A, with the translated sequence MVKVSGTVVKAVGGLYTVAEGPQTGCRQEDCRQEDRPKEVQDAEPRLYMAKPRGIFRKNKLRLLPGDRVSLVESGDPDCPYSIYAVEARKNIMIRPPLVNLDSIIIVVALTDPAPDWYFVDKMLIIAALNGLKAIIYFSKSDLFYRLPVADREATQREIEAYQAAGFTCVISATEDKVADESAYENGRAGGYESSCRDKLFPFIAGRMVALSGQSGVGKSTLINKLLDAEKMSTGKVSSKLGRGRHTTRHVEFFPCLNGYIADTPGFSSLDLAEIGVEENQILPAYPELHSNEICRFAGCRHLNEPGCEVLRLVTETPMLKARYDRYSFFRRLLLSHKTAYGKDRLRPRL
- the rpe gene encoding ribulose-phosphate 3-epimerase; the protein is MLPSFNITRGQAQFCPSILSADFAKLGTVIQQLDGVAHWIHVDIMDGHFVPNLTFGVPIVKAIRAYSQLPFDCHLMVTDPMDYIEGLSAAGADGMTVHLEACPHLHRVVQAIKSAGMSAGVALNPATPVSLLTDILPDLDLVLLMSVNPGFGGQKFIPQVMRKIKNLRSMIDREGLNVHIEVDGGIGLANIDAVYRAGADAMVAGSAVFGALDPTEVLREFAALCPLKSFAVDCQAASGK
- a CDS encoding thiamine diphosphokinase; this encodes MAKYLIFLSGNFFFSRAMQFMLKERNLSSATIYAADGGAVHALTMGLLPESVFGDFDSLSPALQNTLTQKHIPCLRFPRAKDLTDGEIAVQAVKWQPNDEAWLIGALSENRPDHQQGNMALATRLASLGVKVILTDGKTFIFRLSGKSEMRLDWSRDLLGKPDIVSLLSPDFAENVTSSGLAYPLCGVTIKSTDVFALSNCPCHTAQSFHVQVASGRLDVYVLYTDGLETTVIPNE